The genomic window CCTGGCTCACCTCGTCGGCGTCGGCCTCCTGCAGGCCCCGACGCAGGCACCAGCCCTTGATGGCCCGGCCGTATCGCCCGGCGAACTCGGCCCAGGCGTCCGCATTCCCGGGATCCTGGAGGCGCTGCAGGAGCGTGGCGCTCGTGTCGGTCACGTCCGACATGGGGCTCCCTCGGGGCTCGGTGCGCATGCTCTCGCCCTCGGCGGAGCATCGAAAAAATCCGGCCGAGTTCCGTTAGATTCGCGGCCCTGCCGTGTAGTGGTAGCGAAGACGCATCGATTGAGGACGTCTCCCAACCGTCAGAGCTTTCTTCTACCGCACACAGCACGATATTGCAATCATCCTGCTCCATGCGGGACCGTGATCGGCCCGCGTCCCGGCGACCTCCAGCCCGACGCCGCGCCGACCGCCGCGGGATCAGACATCCAGGAGGACCTCCGATGAGCCAGCATGGCAGGCGAGATCCCGGTCGGCACGATCGGCGAGACGGCGGGGCGTACGAGGGCCGACGCCGGCGTGCGAGGCGGGCCCGGCCCGCGATCGAGGACCTGGAGCGCCGGGCGATGCTGGCGGGGGACTGGGCGGAGTCCAACAACTCGCTGTCGAGCCCCTATGTCGTCGGCTTCGTGGAGGGGACGCTGACCTATCAGAACCTGTCGATCCACTCGTCGTCCGACAAGGACTATTTCCTCTTCCAGGTGGACGGCGGGTCCAACTCCGACGACTTCGTCCGGATCCAGTTCGACGGCGACCAGGGCGACCTGGACCTCAAGCTCTACCACGAGTACTACGACCCGTGGTACGGCTACCAGTTCGAGCTCGTCGGCTCCTCGTCGGGGGTGGGGGACGCGGAGACGGTCTCGCTCTCGGGCCTTCCCGCGGGGATCTACGCCGCTTATGTGTTCGGCTACGGCGGCGCCACCAATCCGTCCTACAGCCTCCAGGTCGCCGCGCCGGGCACCTACGATTCCTATCAGAGGAATGACTATCCCTGGACGGCGACCGACATGGTGACCGTCCGCGACCAGTACACCTACGGGCGTCAATCGATCGACTCTCGGGACGCGGCGGCGATGGGGGACTGGTACTCGTTCAACATCCCGCGCGGCGGCGTGGCCGGGAACTTCGCCGCGATCGACTTCAACGCCGCCTACGGGGACCTCGACCTGCGCCTCTACGACTCGGACCTGAACCTGCTCGACCAATCCACCGGCTCGGGGAACCACGAGCAGGTCTCGTTCAACCGGCTGCCGGTGGGGCGATACTACGTCCAGGTCTACGGCTACGCCGGGGCCACGAACCCGGATTACGCGCTGACGATCAACGAGGCCCCGGTGCGGCCCGATGCGATGGAGCCCAACGACAGCCTCGGCGGCGCGCGGGACCTGGGGACGCTCCAGGGGACCACGATCAAGGACGGCCTGTCGATCCACAGCAGCACCGACCAGGACTGGTTCAAGTTCACCACGCTCGCGACCTCGCGGCCCGGGGACGGCGTCGGCATCACGTTCGACGACGCCGTCGGCGACCTGGACCTGTATCTCTACGACGCCGGCGGGAACCTGCTGGGCTCGTCCCGGGGCACCGGGAAGGTCGAGCTGGTCGACATGGGGGGCCTGCCCGCCGGGACCTACTTTGCTCGCGTCCAGGGATTCCTGGGCGACACGAACGACCGATATATCCTCGCCCTCCAGACGCCCCGCGCCACGGCGGCGGCCGACCTCCTGGAGCCGAATGACACCCGCGCCACCGCGACCGCCCTGGGCGCCGTGTCCGGCCGCCGCGAGGTCGCCAACATGTCCATCCACGCCGGGGCCGGCGGCCAGCCCAACGACGATTGGTTCCGCTTCGACCTGGCGGCCGCCGCGATCAACGGCCACGACGCGCGGATCGAGTTCGACGCGACGCTCGGCGACCTGGACCTGGAGCTCTACAATTCCGCCGGGACCATGCTCAATCGCTCGGCCGGCGTCTCGGGGGTCGAGCAGATCTCCCTCGCGGGGCTCGCCGCCGGGACGTATTACCTGCGGGCCTACGGGTACGGGAAGGCGACGAACCCGAACTACAAGCTGATCATCGACGCCCCGGGCGGCACCGGCTCGGGCGACCTTTATGAGCCGAACAACACCCGCGCGGCGGCGACGAACCTGGGCGTCGCGCGGGGGTATGTCGTCGTGGGCGGCGACGAGGATCATCGCCTCTCGATCCACGACGGGGCGGACGAGGACTGGTTCAAGTTCACCACGACGACCGCGGGCGTCGCGGGCAACGACGTCTCCATCGCCTTCGACCACGGGCTGGGGGACCTGGACCTGGAGCTCTACGACTCCTCGGGCAACCGGCTGGTCAGCTCGGCGGGCGTCGGCGACGAGGAGCGGATCTCCCTCCAGGGGCGGGCCGCCGGGACATACTACGCCCGCGTGTTCGGCTACAACCGGGCCGCGAACCCGGTCTACTCCCTGACCCTGCGGGCGCCCGGGGACGACGAGTACGACGTGTCCCCGCGCAACGACGCGTCCGGCAACGCGTCCAACCTGAACGACACCGCCGGCAACGTCCAGGGCGAGAAGGTCCTGGGCCACCTCTCGATCGGCGCCGGCGACGTGGACTGGTTCAAGTTCACCACGGCCAGGGCCGGCGGCGTGAACGATTACGTCCGGATCGACTTCTGGAACGAGCTGGGCGACCTGGACCTGGACCTCTTCGCATCGGGCGACCTCTCGACCCCCGTGCGGTCCTCGGCCGGGGCCGGCGACCGCGAGCGGGTGCCGCTCCAGGGCCTGGCCGCGGGCACCTACTACGTCCGGGTCCGCGGGGCCAGCGGTGCGGTCAACCCGGACTACGCCCTCACGATCGACGCGCCCCGGATCCCGACGGCCGACTGGGCCGAGCAGAACGACACCGTCTCCGCGGCGACGGACCTCGGGACCATCGCCGGATCGTACGAGGCCCGGCCGCTCTCCATCGAGGCCGCGGGGGACGCCGACTGGTTCAAGTTCCAGATCATCCGGACCGGCCAGGCCCCGCATTACGCCGCCATCTCCTTCGACCACGCCGACGGCGACCTGGACCTCGCGCTCTTCTCGTCCTCGAACACGACGACGCCGATCGCCGTGTCCGACGGGGTGAGCGACCTCCAGTCGGTGAGCCTCGCGGGCCTGGCCGCGGGGACGTATTACCTGCGGGTCGTCGGCTACAACAACGCGACCAACCCGCACTACGTCCTGTCCGTCGATGCTCCGGCCCGGCTGGTCGCGGACGCCTACGAGCCGAACGACAGCGCCTCCGCCGCCGTCGACCTCAAGGCGCTCGCCGGCGTCTTCACCCGCGACGGGCTCTCGATCCACACCTCGACCGACCAGGACTGGTTCAAGTTCCAGATCGGGGCCGGGGCCGACGCCTCCAGCTACGCCGCCATCGCCTTCGACCAGTCACTGGGAGACCTCGACCTGCGGCTCTATGCCGCGGACGGGGCGACGCTCCTCGCCTCGTCGGCCACGATCTCGGGCGTCGAGCAGGTCTCCCTCCAGAACCGGTCCGCCGGAACCTACTACCTGCAGGTCGTCGGCTACAACGGCGCGACGAACCCGAGCTACTCGCTCACCGTCAGCGTCCCTCGGGCCGGCGGGGACCGGGCGGAGCCGAACAACGAGGCCGCCTCGGCCTACGACCTCCGCCAGGTGGAAGGCCTGCAGGCCTTCACCGACCTCTCCATCCACGCCTCGACCGACCAGGACTGGTTCAGGTTCACCACGGTCGCGGCCGGCGTGGGCGGGGACTACGTGGCGATCGTGGCGCCCTACAAGCTCGGCGACCTGGACCTGGAGCTCTACAGCTCCTCGTCGTCCACGACGCCGGTCCTGACCTTGAAGGGCAGCTCGAAGACGACCGACGACGCCGAGACGATCTCCCTGGCGGGCCTCCCCGCGGGGACCTATTACGTCCGGGTCGTCGGCAATCGGGGCTCGACCGCCGGGAGCTATTCGCTCGTCGTGCAGGCCCCCCGCCGCAACGTGCCGATCGACTGGTCGGAGCCGAACAACACCTCGTCCAGCGCCAGGGACCTGCGGACCGTCGAGGGCTTCGCGGCCTGGGGCGGACTCTCCATCCACGCCGGCGATGCCGACTGGTTCCGGTTCTCCACGACGAGGGCCGGGACCGCCGAGCAGTTCGTCGCCATCGCCTTCGACGCCTCGCTGGGGGACCTGACGCTGGAGCTGTATGCCCTGTCGAACCTGGCCACGCCGCTGGCGAAGTCCGCGGGCACCGGCAACGTGGAGCTGATCTCGCTGGCCGGCCTCGCCGCCGGGGCGTACTACGTCCGCGTCGTGGGGGCGAGCACCACCGTCGCCAACCCCAACTACGTCCTCGGGATCAACGCCCCGGTCATGCCGGTCCGCGACTTCGCCGAGCCCAACAACTCGCTGGCCACGGCCTACGACCTGCGTCAGGCGTCCGGCTCGCTCATGCTCGGCGGCCTGTCGATCGACAGCTCCACGGATCAGGACTGGTTCAAGGTCCAGACCCTGTCCACCGGCCTGCCGGGCGACGTCGTCCGGATCGACGCCGCCTATGCCGACGGCAACCTGGAGCTGGCCCTCTACAACTCCGCCGGGACCCTCCTCGCGACCTCCGCCTCGTCCGCCGACTACGAGCAGATCTCCCTCCAGGGACGGCCGGCCGGCATCTATTACATCCGCGTCATGGGGACCGCGGGGGCGGTCGCCGCCGACTACACCCTGTCGATCAACGCCTCTCAGGCCGCCGGCCGCATCCAGCCGGACTTCGCCGAATCGAATAATACGAGGGCCACGGCGTACGACCTCCGGCAAGGCATGGCGACGTCTTCGTCGTCGAGGAAAGGGGGCCTCGGGGGCGTCGACGGCTTTATAGGCACCCTGTATTCCAGTGTCGTCGTGCCGGACTACGGGACGCAGACCTGGAGCTCCGGCAACGCCGCCTTCGACGCGGGCGTGGCCGGATTCCGCGAAGCCTACCGCGACCAGATGGCGCAACAGACCATCCGAAATCTCCCGAGTATCCTCTCCAGCGTGAACAACCAGGTCGTCTCCGCGGTGATGGGCTACGTGCCATCCCTCGGGACGTCGATACTCGAGTCCGCCGGCTTCACCGTCCAACCGAAGTCGTACGAACAATTGCTGCTGGAACAATACCAGCAGATGCAACGGCAGCAATACCAGGCGCAGCTGGCGGCCCTCGCGGAGCAGAGATACCAGCAGGAGTCGCAGCAGGCGATGGCCCAGAGCGGCATCGTCACCAGCAACATCATCGGCTCGGCCCTGGGCAACCTCCAGGGGGCTGCGAGCAGCGTCCTCGGTTCGCTGAACCTGGGAGGCGCCGGCACGTCGGCGCCCATCTACAACAGTGCGGGCTATACGTCGCCCTTCCTCGGCTCCGTCTACAACAGCCCTTCTGCAGCGTACGGGGGCTATGGGGCCTACGGGATGGCCCCCGCGTACGTCTTCGTCCCGTCCGGCATGTGGGGCGCGGGACGGTCCTACGATGCCGCCCCGATGGCGATCACCGGCCTGTCGGTGCACTCGTCGAGCGACCAGGACTGGTTCAAGTTCGAGCTGACCTCGACCGGACGCGACGGGCAGTACGTCGGCATCAGCTTCGACGACTCGCTCGGCGACCTGACGATGGAGCTCTACGACGCGGCGGGGACGCTGGTGGAGAAGACCGCGGGCGCGGGCGGCCTCGAGAAGATCGGCCTGGAGCGGCTGGCGGCGGGGGCGTATTACGTGCTGGTCCGCGGCGCCGCCAACCCGAGCTACACGCTGCTGACGAACATCACGCCCGCGGCGACGCTCACGCCGGACTGGTCGGAGCCCGACGAGTCCACCTCCGCGGCCCGGGACCTTCGCAGGCTCGAAGGGGCCACGACAATCAGGGGCCTGTCCATCTCCTCGGCCTCGGACAACGATTACTTCACCTTCAGCACGGCGTCGGCCGGGGTGGCCGGGCACTCGATCCGGCTGGCCTTCGACCGCACGCTGGGCGACCTGGACCTCCAGCTCTTCTCCTCCACCGGGGCCCTGCTGGCGACGTCGGCGGGCGTGGGAGACTCCGAGGAGATCTCCATGGCCGGCCGCGCGGCGGGGACGTACTACGTCCGCGTGTACGGCTACGCGGGGGCCACCAACCCGTCGTACAGCCTGACGTTCGACCTGCCCCGGGTGACCGCGATTCCGGACGGCCTGGAGCCCAACGACTCCATCGCGACGGCGGCCGACCTGACCAACGCGAGCTCGACGAATCACCTGACCGGCCTCACGATCACCCCCGCGGCCGGCGGCCGGGCCGCGGACGTGGACTATTTCAAGTTCACGACGACGGGGGCCGGGACCGCCGCCCATGCCGTCTCCCTCCGCTTCGACGAGGCCGCCGGCGCCGTCGAGGTGAGCCTCGTGAACGCCTCCGGGCAGGTCCTCCGGGCCGCGACCGCCGGGACGGGCCTGCGGCGGATCCCGCTCGAGGGGCTCGCGGCGGGGACCTACTACCTCAAGGTCGCGGGGAAGACGACCGCCGTCTCCAACTCCTACAGCCTCGACCTGGACGCCCCGATGGCGCCGTCCGGCGCCCGGGATTCCTGGACGATCCTGGTCTACATGTCGGTCGGCGACCTGGAGGACGAGGCGGCCCGCAACGTCAACGAGATGGAGCTGGCGGCCTCGTTTCTCCCGGCCGACGTGCACATCGCCGTCCTCTACGACCAGAGCGCCGCGGGCAAGAAGTTCGCCACCGGGGCCGGGGCGCAGGCCGCCTGGGGCGACACCGGCCGGGCGATCATCCGCGGCGACCTCGACCGCGACGTCATCGGCACGACCTTCGACCGGACGATCGGCGAGCAGAACACCGGCACGAGCGCCGCGCTGGTCAGCTTCATCACCTGGGCCACGCAGGTCGCCCCGGCCGACCGCTACGCCCTGGTCCTGTGGGACCACGGGAACGGCTTCCGCGGGTTCAACAGGGACAACCTGGACAACGCCGGCTCCGACAACCTGACGACGGCCGAGCTGGCCTCCGCCCTGTCGTCGACGTCGGCCTTCTTCCGCCCGAGCGTCCTCGCCTTCGACGAATGCCTGATGGCGATGGCGGAGGTCGGCTACTCGCTGCGGACCTACGCCGACGCCATCGTAGGCTCGGAGGAGAACGAGGGGCCCGAGGGGCAAGATTACGCGTCGGTCCTGTCCGCCCTCGCGACGCGGCCGCGCCTCGTCGCCGCCGACCAGCTCGCCTCCGCGTTCGTGCAGAGCTACCAGGACCGATACCGGGGCGATCGCGGCGGCGCGGACACGCAGTCCGCCGTCAGGACCGCCGGCTATGCGGACCTCGCGAATGCGCTGAAGGCCTTCGTGAACGCGGCCCTCGCCGCCGGCACCGCCGCCGACTGGGACCTCATCCGGCAGGCCGGGGCGGCGGCGTCCTCGTTCGGGATCAACCCCTCCGGCGACCCGGGCTACCGCGACCTGAAGCAGTTCGCCGCCTGGATCGGGGCAAACGCCGGCATCACGGCGTCCATCCGGACGGCCGCCAACGCCGTGGCCTCGGCCGTGACCTCGCTGATGTACGCGGTGGCCATCGACGGCCGTACCACCGGCGGGCAGTCGATCTACCTGCCCGCGGTCGGCACGGCCATCGACTCCACGTACGCCTCGCAATACGCGTCGTTCCTCACCGCCACCTCGACGGCCACGACGGCGCCCGACGGGTGGCTGTCGTTCCTCCGGAAGTATGTCCAGGGGACGGCCGCTCAAGGGACGCTGCTCGACTGGGCCGAGTCCAACAACGTCGCCGCCCGGGCCTTCGACCTCGGCTTCCTCGCGGGGCCGGGCCAGAACTTCTCCAACCTCAACATCCACCAGGCGAGCGACCTCGACTATTTCCGCTTCGCGATCGGCGCGGCCGGGGCGGCGACCAGCCGGGTCGTGGCCTCCTCGGCGGGGGTCAAGCTGAGCCTCTACAACGGCCAGGGCGCCCTCCTCGCCACCTCGTCGCCGGTCGGCGGGCTCCCGACCATCAGCCTCTCCGGCCGAGGCGCGGGGGGTTACCGGCTCCGCGTGGAGCCCGCCGCCGCCGGCACCACGGTCGCGTCCTATTCGCTGACGATCGACGCCCCCGCCGCGCCGGCGATCCCGGCCGACTGGGCGCCCGGCAACGACACCCGGGCGAAGGCGTTCGACCTGGGCGTGGTCAACGGCGAGACCGTCTTCGCCGGCCTGACGCTGCCGTCCTCGACCTCGGTCGACTGGTTCCGGTTCACGACCCCTCGGATCGACGCCTCCGTGGCGTCGGGCACGAACAAAATCCACGTCAAGACGACGGCCGGCCAGAGGCTGACGGCCCAACTCGTCTCGTCCTCGGGCTCGGTGCTCCAGGCCGTGACCGGGGCCGGGGACCTCGTCCTGACGTACGCGATCGGCGATGCGGTCAGCTACTCCCTCTCCGTGACCGGCGCGGCGGGGAGCTACTCGATCCACTTCGAGCGGACCGGCTCGGCGGGCCGCGGGATGTGGGACGGCCCCGCGCCGGCCGGCGTCCAGTCGCTCGAAGCCCCCGCGCCCGCGAAGACGATCCCCGGGCCGTCGCCGTTCTCCGGCAAGGCCATCCCCGGCTTCGCCGGCCGCGCGTCCTCGCCCCGACTCTCGACGCGAGAGCGAGGCGTCGCGGCGTCGGCCCGGCTCATGCCGTCCTTCGTTGCTTCCGCCGATCGCCCCTTCGTCCTCACCCCGGGCGACCTGGCCGCGGAGCAGCACGTCGCCACCCCGCCACACCGCAGGCGCAAGCGGTGATCCGTCGCTCGAACGAAGCGACGAACCCCGCATCGCGGACCATCAGGGCGACCTCCCGGAGGTCGCCCCATTGCGTTGCAGGGCGTCGCTTTGCTTGAGCTTCGGGCCATTTCCTGGTCCCAGCACCTTCCCTGCTCGCTTGCGATGGCCGATGCATCCGGCGGCGAGAGGATTTCTAGCCTTGCGGAGCCGTCGCGCGGCGGCCATCGCGAGGGAGGCGGCGGCGAGGGAGTTGCTCAGCGGGCCGCCGGGCTCGGGGACCGAGGCGCCGAACTCGGGGGCGACGGAGACGAAGTCGACGACCAGCTTGCCCGCCGCCGGCGGCGCGAGGAGGAGCTGCCACCCGACCGCCGGGGACGCCGCCCGACCACGCCGAACCTTGCACATATCGACACTCTCCATCGCAGGCCGGTTGCGACTCCGCCACCGCGGGGCCCGCACCGGTCGTCCGGATGCCATCGTGACGTCGAGGCCGGGCGACCGCCCTTCCGTTGCGGTGACAGGGCGCGGGCGTGGTCGGGACGCGGGGTGAGTCGGCGGACGTGGCCGCCCTCGCGATCCTGACGCAGGGGGCGCCGGTCCCGCGGGGTGGCCGGCGGGCGGCCACCCTGGTCAAACGCCGGCCAGCGTGCCGCGGACGCGGACGCCCCGCTTCCCGGCCGGGCCGCCGTCTTCCAGCAAAACCTTTGGCGGCGGCCCGACGCCCGCCGGCTGCGGGATTTCGGCCCCGAGAGCGGCCGCGTCGCGGCCTCCGGAGCGTCGATCGCGGTGCGGCTCCGAGGCGGCCGGGACCGTCGGCACCGGACTTGCCCTAACAGGCTTTTGCCATTCTCGTCCTCCCCGTTGGGGAGGTGTTCGCCCGGTCGGGCGGGGTCGGTGGATTTGCCGCAGGAAAGACGGCGCGACGCGTCTCGCGTCGTCGTCGGCGGCGGCTTCGTCGACTCCGATCCCGTACCCGGGCGGTAGGTCCCCCGACTCTCCCGGAGACCCATCTGATGAAGTGCTTGACCTGGAAGATCAGCTATGGCGGCGCCGCGGCGCTCGCGTTGGCCCTCGGACTCGGCGTCGGGGACGCCCGGGCTCAGGAGGGGACCTACCCCGTCCCCCCGACGTCCACGCAACCGTCGGCCATCTGGTACGTGTACCCGGGCACGAACTCGTGGAGCGGATACGCCCCCGCCGGCGGGTGGGCCGGGTACGTGCCGCCGACGGCCGCCCCGCCGTCCGCGACGGCCCCGACCCGGGTGTATGTTCAGCCGACGCAGCCGGCCGTCGGTCCCGCATCACCGGTCGTCACGCGTCCCTACGTGAGATATGTGCCGGCCGCCCGCCGATCGGCGCCGGCGACTCCGCCCGCCCACTACCGCGAATTCGGCACGGGCCGCAACGTCTTCCTGCACAAGCCCTGGCTCCCCAATCAGTGAGCCGGCGGCTCGGGCCGGGCGGCGGCCTGGGGCCGGGCCTCCCGGGGCTTGCTCTCCAGGGCCGCGGACGGGTTGCCCTGCTCGTCGAACAGCCCGAGGCCCGGCGTGCCGTCGGGCCGGATCGCCAGCGCCGCCCGGAGCCGGCCGTCGTCGCCGTGGAGGTGGGCCGCGGGCCTCCCCACGGCGTCGATGTCGAGCGAGAGCCGGGGCGTGCCGTCGGGATCGAAGAGTCCGAGGCCCGGCGTGCCGTCGGGCCGGATCGCCAGCGCCGCCTGGGGGTGCCCGGACGCGTCCAGCAGGCAGACGCCGGCGACGCCCGTCGGATTCACGTCCATCGAGATCCGGGGCCGTCCCTTCTCGTCGAACAAGCCCAGGCCCGGGCTACCGTCCGGCCGGATCGCCAGCGCCGCCCGCATCCGGCCCGCCGGGTCGCGGAGGACGAACTGCTCCGCCTCGAGCACCTTCGTCAGCCCGTTCGCCCCGGCGGCCGCGAGCACCGCGAGCCCCGCGAGCGCCACGAATCCGCCCCGCCGCCAGCGGCGGCACTCCGCCGCGAGCGATCGATTGGCTTCTTCGAGGCCCTCGAGGCGGGCCTCGATCGTCCCTTGCCGGCACTCGGCCATCGCGACCGCCTTTCCACGCATGTCTGAGAGTCGTCGCGAGCGGCCTCGCTGCCTTCGTCTCCACGCCAACTCCGGATGCTTCCCAGATTGGTGGTTCCCTCATAGCGACCCGCATACCGAATGAGCATTCAGACGGTGAATTGCGAGAAGCCCTTGTGCATTAACCACTTAAGACGACGCGCACGGTCCTGGCCTTTCGCCATGCCACGGCCACCTGCGCGCCTTCCCGGCTACGCTGCACAGATTCCCGTCTGGCCCCTACGCGATCGGTCGACGATCGAGGCCGGTCAACCAGGCGTGGCCAGGCGGAGGGACGAGTTCCGTATTTCCGCGGGGAGGACACGCCGAGAGACTCGTCGTGCGTCATTGCAGGACGTTCAGGCTCGTCGAGGCCGAGCCCGATGGCCGGCGCCGCCTCCGTGATGGCCGCCGCGATGCGTCCGTCCTCCCCGAGGCCCGGCCATCGTCAATGTCCCGCACCGACGGCCCGGGCCGGTGTCGCCGGGTCGAGGACGAGGAGTGCATCGAACGTGGCACCCGGCGCTCGTGGGGGTGCCTCTCCGGCCGTTCGAACGTCGAGCAGGAACGGGCGAGGTGCGGAGGGCAATGGAGGGGAGGCCGCGTCTCCCTCCCGCGCCGCCTCGCGCATGCCGATGACGACCAGTCGGTCACCCAGGGCCGCGCGCAGGTGCTGCCCCATCGAGGTAGGCATCCGCTCG from Aquisphaera giovannonii includes these protein-coding regions:
- a CDS encoding pre-peptidase C-terminal domain-containing protein; translated protein: MSQHGRRDPGRHDRRDGGAYEGRRRRARRARPAIEDLERRAMLAGDWAESNNSLSSPYVVGFVEGTLTYQNLSIHSSSDKDYFLFQVDGGSNSDDFVRIQFDGDQGDLDLKLYHEYYDPWYGYQFELVGSSSGVGDAETVSLSGLPAGIYAAYVFGYGGATNPSYSLQVAAPGTYDSYQRNDYPWTATDMVTVRDQYTYGRQSIDSRDAAAMGDWYSFNIPRGGVAGNFAAIDFNAAYGDLDLRLYDSDLNLLDQSTGSGNHEQVSFNRLPVGRYYVQVYGYAGATNPDYALTINEAPVRPDAMEPNDSLGGARDLGTLQGTTIKDGLSIHSSTDQDWFKFTTLATSRPGDGVGITFDDAVGDLDLYLYDAGGNLLGSSRGTGKVELVDMGGLPAGTYFARVQGFLGDTNDRYILALQTPRATAAADLLEPNDTRATATALGAVSGRREVANMSIHAGAGGQPNDDWFRFDLAAAAINGHDARIEFDATLGDLDLELYNSAGTMLNRSAGVSGVEQISLAGLAAGTYYLRAYGYGKATNPNYKLIIDAPGGTGSGDLYEPNNTRAAATNLGVARGYVVVGGDEDHRLSIHDGADEDWFKFTTTTAGVAGNDVSIAFDHGLGDLDLELYDSSGNRLVSSAGVGDEERISLQGRAAGTYYARVFGYNRAANPVYSLTLRAPGDDEYDVSPRNDASGNASNLNDTAGNVQGEKVLGHLSIGAGDVDWFKFTTARAGGVNDYVRIDFWNELGDLDLDLFASGDLSTPVRSSAGAGDRERVPLQGLAAGTYYVRVRGASGAVNPDYALTIDAPRIPTADWAEQNDTVSAATDLGTIAGSYEARPLSIEAAGDADWFKFQIIRTGQAPHYAAISFDHADGDLDLALFSSSNTTTPIAVSDGVSDLQSVSLAGLAAGTYYLRVVGYNNATNPHYVLSVDAPARLVADAYEPNDSASAAVDLKALAGVFTRDGLSIHTSTDQDWFKFQIGAGADASSYAAIAFDQSLGDLDLRLYAADGATLLASSATISGVEQVSLQNRSAGTYYLQVVGYNGATNPSYSLTVSVPRAGGDRAEPNNEAASAYDLRQVEGLQAFTDLSIHASTDQDWFRFTTVAAGVGGDYVAIVAPYKLGDLDLELYSSSSSTTPVLTLKGSSKTTDDAETISLAGLPAGTYYVRVVGNRGSTAGSYSLVVQAPRRNVPIDWSEPNNTSSSARDLRTVEGFAAWGGLSIHAGDADWFRFSTTRAGTAEQFVAIAFDASLGDLTLELYALSNLATPLAKSAGTGNVELISLAGLAAGAYYVRVVGASTTVANPNYVLGINAPVMPVRDFAEPNNSLATAYDLRQASGSLMLGGLSIDSSTDQDWFKVQTLSTGLPGDVVRIDAAYADGNLELALYNSAGTLLATSASSADYEQISLQGRPAGIYYIRVMGTAGAVAADYTLSINASQAAGRIQPDFAESNNTRATAYDLRQGMATSSSSRKGGLGGVDGFIGTLYSSVVVPDYGTQTWSSGNAAFDAGVAGFREAYRDQMAQQTIRNLPSILSSVNNQVVSAVMGYVPSLGTSILESAGFTVQPKSYEQLLLEQYQQMQRQQYQAQLAALAEQRYQQESQQAMAQSGIVTSNIIGSALGNLQGAASSVLGSLNLGGAGTSAPIYNSAGYTSPFLGSVYNSPSAAYGGYGAYGMAPAYVFVPSGMWGAGRSYDAAPMAITGLSVHSSSDQDWFKFELTSTGRDGQYVGISFDDSLGDLTMELYDAAGTLVEKTAGAGGLEKIGLERLAAGAYYVLVRGAANPSYTLLTNITPAATLTPDWSEPDESTSAARDLRRLEGATTIRGLSISSASDNDYFTFSTASAGVAGHSIRLAFDRTLGDLDLQLFSSTGALLATSAGVGDSEEISMAGRAAGTYYVRVYGYAGATNPSYSLTFDLPRVTAIPDGLEPNDSIATAADLTNASSTNHLTGLTITPAAGGRAADVDYFKFTTTGAGTAAHAVSLRFDEAAGAVEVSLVNASGQVLRAATAGTGLRRIPLEGLAAGTYYLKVAGKTTAVSNSYSLDLDAPMAPSGARDSWTILVYMSVGDLEDEAARNVNEMELAASFLPADVHIAVLYDQSAAGKKFATGAGAQAAWGDTGRAIIRGDLDRDVIGTTFDRTIGEQNTGTSAALVSFITWATQVAPADRYALVLWDHGNGFRGFNRDNLDNAGSDNLTTAELASALSSTSAFFRPSVLAFDECLMAMAEVGYSLRTYADAIVGSEENEGPEGQDYASVLSALATRPRLVAADQLASAFVQSYQDRYRGDRGGADTQSAVRTAGYADLANALKAFVNAALAAGTAADWDLIRQAGAAASSFGINPSGDPGYRDLKQFAAWIGANAGITASIRTAANAVASAVTSLMYAVAIDGRTTGGQSIYLPAVGTAIDSTYASQYASFLTATSTATTAPDGWLSFLRKYVQGTAAQGTLLDWAESNNVAARAFDLGFLAGPGQNFSNLNIHQASDLDYFRFAIGAAGAATSRVVASSAGVKLSLYNGQGALLATSSPVGGLPTISLSGRGAGGYRLRVEPAAAGTTVASYSLTIDAPAAPAIPADWAPGNDTRAKAFDLGVVNGETVFAGLTLPSSTSVDWFRFTTPRIDASVASGTNKIHVKTTAGQRLTAQLVSSSGSVLQAVTGAGDLVLTYAIGDAVSYSLSVTGAAGSYSIHFERTGSAGRGMWDGPAPAGVQSLEAPAPAKTIPGPSPFSGKAIPGFAGRASSPRLSTRERGVAASARLMPSFVASADRPFVLTPGDLAAEQHVATPPHRRRKR